One window of the Dryobates pubescens isolate bDryPub1 chromosome 13, bDryPub1.pri, whole genome shotgun sequence genome contains the following:
- the TRPV3 gene encoding transient receptor potential cation channel subfamily V member 3 codes for MIMERLHKKAQQNLWSLFWHVPNPKSASTIAQELSTSRAERCHSRQLAEQEVTPALLVRSRPVCVLTDPEGAHSSETIIDGERSKHTLPVFSDIITGNMIKDNNEIIPLMGKKTNPSGIPPSNQPEKKSTESTPTKKSSHFFLEIEGFESNATPNNTSPPVFSKPMDSNIRPCASGNGEDMDSPQSLQDDATEYSPNADTCGANISQGPEQTRARKKLKRDLFRAVSEGNPEELQRLLGELRERSSACTSATVPDYLMKKFTASDTGKTCLMKALLNINQNTHEIVNMLLSFAEENGILERFINAAYTEEAYKGQTALNIAIERRQYEITQSLIEKGADVNAYAQGVFFNPKHKHEGFYFGETALALAACTNQPDILQLLMDNTRTNITSQDSRGNNILHALVTVAEDFKTQNDFVIRMYDMILLKSKDRNLETTKNKAGLTPLQLAAKTGKLEILKYILSREIRDKANRSLSRKFTDWAYGPVQSSLYDLTDLDTTSDNSVLEIIVYNTNIGNRHEMLTLEPLNSLLRMKWKKFARHMFFISCCFYFLYNVTLTLVSYHRPNENEAPPYPLALTRGVGWLQLCGQVMVMLGAIFLAIKESVAIFLLRPSDLQSILSDAWFHFAFFIQAMLVIFSVFLYLFSYKEHLVCLVLAMALGWANMLYFTRGFQSMGIYSVMIQKVILQDVIKFLVVYIVFLLGFGVALAALIDTCQDGSDCHSNSSLGPVLMDLFKLTLGLGDLEIQQNSKYPVLFLLLLITYVVLTFVLLLNMLIALMGETVEDISKESEHIWKLQRARTILEFEKFLPKCLRKKFQLGERCKVAENDTRVCLRINEVKWTEWKTHVSFINEDPGPTDPSKVQDNSRTNSKNTLNTFEEMDDLPETSV; via the exons atgATAATGGAAAGACTCCAtaaaaaagcacagcagaacttATGGTCACTTTTCTGGCATGTTCCAAACCCAAAGTCTGCATCAACCATTGCTcaagagctcagcaccagcagagctgaaagATGCCATTCCcggcagctggcagagcaagAGGTAACACCAGCGCTGTTGGTGCGAAGCAGGCCTGTTTGTGTGCTCACAGACCCCGAGGGTGCACATTCATCAGAAACTATTATAGATGGGGAAAGATCTAAACACACCCTCCCTGTTTTCTCTGACATTATCACTGG AAACATGATTAAAGATAACAACGAAATTATTCCACTAATGGGCAAGAAAACAAATCCATCTGGTATTCCCCCTTCAAACCAGCCGGAGAAAAAGTCAACTGAAAGCACTCCCACAAAGAAAAG TTCACACTTTTTCCTGGAGATTGAAGGTTTTGAAAGCAATGCAACTCCAAACAACACCTCTCCCCCTGTGTTTTCAAAACCAATGGATTCAAACATTCGCCCATG tGCATCTGGAAATGGAGAAGATATGGATTCCCCACAGTCTCTTCAGGATGATGCAACTGAGTATAGCCCAAATGCAGACACTTGTGG TGCTAACATATCCCAAGGACCTGAGCAGACTAGGGCCAGGAAGAAGCTGAAGAGAGACCTGTTTCGGGCAGTGTCTGAGGGGAACCCAGAAGAGCTGCAGcgtctgctgggggagctgagggaaCGCTCCTCCGCCTGCACCAGCGCTACTGTGCCGG ATTACCTGATGAAAAAATTCACAGCTTCAGATACTGGCAAAACCTGTTTGATGAAAGCTCTGCTGAACATCAACCAAAACACCCATGAGATAGTGAACATGCTCCTGTCCTTTGCAGAAGAGAATGGCATTTTGGAGAGATTTATCAATGCAGCATACACAGAAGAGGCATATAAAG GCCAGACAGCTCTGAATATTGCCATCGAAAGGAGACAGTATGAAATCACTCAGAGCCTGATAGAAAAAGGAGCTGATGTCAATGCTTATGCCCAGGGGGTTTTCTTTAATCCCAAGCATAAGCATGAAGGCTTTTATTTTG GTGAAACAGCACTGGCATTAGCTGCCTGTACCAATCAACCAGACATACTGCAGCTATTAATGGACAATACCAGGACTAACATTACTTCTCAGGATTCCAGAGGAAACAATATCCTCCATGCACTAGTTACTGTGGCAGAGGACTTTAAAACCCAGAATGACTTTGTAATCAGAATGTATGACATGATTCTGTTGAAAAGCAAAGACAGAAATTTGGAAACAACAAAGAACAAGGCAGGTCTGACACCCCTGCAACTGGCTGCAAAAACTGGGAAATTAGAG ATTCTGAAATACATCCTGAGCAGAGAGATAAGAGATAAGGCAAACAGGAGCCTGTCAAGAAAATTCACAGACTGGGCTTATGGTCCTGTTCAGTCTTCTCTTTATGATCTGACAGATTTAGACACCACTTCAGACAATTCAGTACTGGAAATTATTGTCTACAACACAAATATTGGT AATCGTCATGAAATGCTGACTTTGGAGCCTCTGAATTCCCTCCTGAGAATGAAGTGGAAGAAGTTTGCCCGCCACATGTTTTTTATCTCATGCTGTTTTTATTTCCTATACAATGTGACATTAACGTTAGTTTCCTACCACAGGCCTAATGAAAATGAA GCTCCACCTTATCCACTGGCTCTAACTCGTGGTGTGGGATGGCTGCAGTTATGTGGACAGGTGATGGTTATGTTAGGAGCAATATTTTTAGCCATAAAAGAG AGTGTGGCCATCTTTCTGCTTAGGCCCTCAGACCTGCAGTCAATTCTCTCTGATGCATGGTTCCACTTTGCATT tTTTATACAAGCTATGCTTGTGATCTTCTCTGTCTTTTTGTACTTGTTTTCCTACAAAGAACACCTCGTGTGTCTTGTTCTGGCAATGGCCCTAGGATGGGCTAATATGCTCTATTTCACCAGAGGTTTCCAGTCCATGGGCATTTACAGTGTTATGATTCAGAAG GTCATCCTGCAAGATGTGATAAAATTTTTAGTTGTCTATATCGTGTTTTTGCTGGGATTTGGCGTAG CTCTTGCTGCACTGATTGACACTTGCCAAGATGGCAGTGACTGCCATTCCAACAGCAGTCTGGGACCTGTTCTGATGGATCTTTTTAAGCTCACCTTAGGACTGGGTGACCTGGAGATCCAGCAAAATTCCAAGTACCCTGTACTATTTCTTCTGCTCCTCATAACTTATGTCGTGTTGACTTTTGTTCTTCTCTTGAACATGCTGATTGCATTAATGGGAGAAACAGTGGAAGACATTTCTAAAGAGAGTGAGCACATCTGGAAACTCCAG AGAGCCAGAACTATTTTGGAGTTTGAAAAATTCTTACCCAAGTGTTtgagaaaaaaattccaactgggAGAGCGATGTAAAGTGGCTGAAAATGACACCAGGGTCTGCTTAAG GATTAACGAAGTGAAATGGACCGAGTGGAAAACACACGTTTCATTTATCAATGAAGATCCAGGGCCAACAG ATCCAAGCAAAGTTCAAGACAATTCAAGAACTAATAGCAAAAACACCCTGAATACGTTTGAAGAAATGGACGATTTGCCTGAAACTTCTGTgtag